In Solanum stenotomum isolate F172 unplaced genomic scaffold, ASM1918654v1 scaffold14088, whole genome shotgun sequence, the genomic window atgtggttattttaaattttagcttACCAAATTATTGGGTAATTATGTCggtgaaaatagaaaatatttaattaaacacTTACAGGTGCATACAACCTAACCACCAACTTGAAAAAAAAGCCAAAATGTGTGGGCACAAACTCTTAAATACCTAAGCACCAACTTGAAAAAAAAGCCAAAATGTGTGGGCACAAACTCTTAAATGattcttaatattaattatttcctTTCATGACATAGAATTTTTTATTTCCAAATCTGTTAAAAACAATAAGATCTTATggattctttttctttaaagtCAATGACATAGATTTACTCAGCATTTATCATCCTGTCTCTATTTCACCAATAAATAACaccaaatatcaaataattattcTGTTTATCAGGAGTATTTTTCAgcttattagtattttttatagggaaaattgtataaaatattaaattattaattcaaattaaatgttataaccacagtttgatttaattgtaacctgTAACAAACTATTgccattcgcctctctccctaaaattctcgctcgccactctcgtttctCGCTGGATCCCTTGCCTCTCTCACTTtgatacaaacacaaatatataagatgtgtttgtgtttgtataaagtgagagaaaactgtatatatacatatcttttcgtTCGCCTCTCATGCACagagaatctcgctcgccactctcgctcgcctctctcactttatacaaacacaaatgtataaattgcgtttgtgtttgtataaagcgagagaaaattgtatatacaaatacatatatattagtcctatacacttataattatacaaatacaaatcttcccctgcccagttttcttttatctttctctctttctcgcttcatacaaacacaaattatacaattgattcttttgtatatatatattgaaacaaattatataattgtaatgacccggaaggtcGTTTTTGggatttttcataaaattagcGTTTTACCCCTCttgatagttgccccgagtaaAATTTGATTAGTCGGTGAtgttgatttgaaaattttaaattattcagTAACTACGGTTATTTAATTAATGGGTATATattaaacaatttatttatttaattgttggTTAATGGGTCAAGTCCCTAGTTATTTAATACCTTAGACCTCTTAACCcagatttattaaaataaagtaagtaAGGTTTACTATTTTGAAGTCATTAACTaagataaaaaaagaagaaaagaaactgTGGCGGAAAACATCTACAGATGCTCCATATTCCTAAGGTCGGTATGCTAGTCCCtttgaaatattttgttatCAATTGAATTGATAAGCATATATCTTAATATGATTATAATATAAcggttatatatataattagaaggATACAACGTGTTGGTTGGAAGTTTATCAATATTAAGGGTCATATAGTTGAATTAATGACCACAAGTCGTATATTTGTTTAATTGAATAAAGTGCAGAAATTGAAAAgctagaaaaggaaaaaaatggcACTGGAAAGCATTTTCTTGTGGTGGATTATTGTGAGGACatgcattttattattaatttatgggTAATGATTAGCAGATTATAGTTCAATAATTAGAAGGATGGGATGGATCAGTATTTTATCAATTTACTTTCTCGAGTGCAAGTTACCGGTTTGGTAACTTCACCGTGAACTTGAGTTCTTCTTGTGATTACTGTATAAAAATTCAAGTGTTAATAATATTGAGATatacaattaaatattaggtatgttatattatatgaatattaTTCGAATTATGATTTTGGAAAAGAATTGGAACTTAACCTAAGCTTTGAAACTTAGAAACTTAATTATAGATTTAGGTGAtcttttgggtctaggctaaacctatagtaatatgggcgttgttagtttcgaaatcttattgtgaatatgtacttgaatagattgcattgatttggaagctcaacaaaaagggaagactcaagtctCGAAGTGATTATTCAGTTAtttaaggcaagtggatttctaaacccttgttaagtgtatgagattcgtgtatttccttgtgatatgtgtttgggggtaatgagacttggtgatgggttgacttgtacatattgattattttctaatgatgaaaaaggggtaataaaaggcaatgtgttTAATTGTTAATGTGTGATGTTTGAGACTgggttgaaaggcttgttgaatcattgttgatgtttgtATCACGGTAgtattgttgtgaattgtgtattgttatgaaaatggtcatctcctcattatttgtctgaacatgtcatttgcattggttctgagacatggttctGACAAGTGTTGTGTGCAtcgagaaagaataagaaaataaagacgatgtaccatttcgagggacgtatcgcgcgccgcgatggatactatatttcgagggacgtgtcgcgcgtCGCAACGGATACTGTATTTTGAGgaacgtatcgcgcgccgcgatggttactattatcgatgGTCGTATCGCgtgccgcgatggatgcatggacagatatatcccccatgggtcccggactgagagacagcgggtgtatatcattaggtcagacatgcatcactatacttgacattgcattgcaattctttattattggtgaacttgatcttgtgtgttgatgatcttgtgagtgcctttctatggaacttgtgactgatgaatattgagcttgttgttgagaatatatgattgttagaatgttgttgttgagatatgtgcttgtaaattgtgaactgttaggctGGGCTGGTTTTGtacagattgtagttgtgaaggttcggttggggtgtaaggagtacttgtatttTATCCCTttagctcgtgtttagaggtttacttgttgagtaccgtgtggtttggtactcaccccNGCAATTCAGCCATAAATGCATTATTCCCAAAGACTCTGTCCAGTCTTTTAAATATGCACTCTTGCTCTATTCTGCCATTCCACCAAGTGTAATAACTTCCAGAGAATTGTATCTCATTTAATGCACAAGAGCTTATGCATTGTACAAAGTCCTCTACTTCTACTTGAGATACAGGTAATCCTCCCAACTTTTCAGACTCATCAGTAATGGTATTGAAATCTCCCCCTACCATCCAAGGGCAATCAGTATTGTTAGCCACCTCTTCAAGGTCTTCCCACAATTCCAATCTCTCCAGGGCACTACATCTAGCATAAActgttgtaattttgaaatgagCATTGTTGATTCTATGTTTGAAAGAGACAGTAATCTGCTGCACTGAGTCAATACAATCCATCTCCTCCCACTCCTTATCCCAAAACAACCATATTTTGGAAGAACAATTAACTTTGGCATGCTGTTTCCCAAGTCTTCTCATGTATCTATCTATTTTTGAAGGACTCTGAAAAGGCTCTAAGAGTGCAATGTATGAGTAATGATGTTTTCTATTTAGATCTAGTAATCTCTCAAAAGAATTTTGAGATTTTACTGATCTGATATTCCAAAATAGAATTTTACTAATCATTGATCAAAAAATATGGCCTTGCCTCTTCTACTCTTTGTATTAACATAAGATATGCCTAAACTGTTGTTCTTGTGAGTCCCATATCTTCCCTTCAAATGTCCTATTTGTCTTGGAGATAGATCTCCCTCTCTACTGATGCAATATATGTTAGCATccatgttttcttcttcttctgtgtCTAGCTTTTCCTGTATCTCTTGTGGTTGTTTCTTATCAATCTTAGGTATACTAAAACTATTTGCTTCTCTCCCTGCTAACTCATCTTCTTTCTCCAATTCCAGTGCATTCCCCCTTTCCCTTTCCTTAATTGTCTCCAGTTGTGTCCCTTTATAGCCTGTATCTTTCACAATCAAATTTTTTGAGCAATCAATCTGCTCCAGTCCAGTCTTGTTCACTGTTATGTGAAAATTAGAGGACCCTGTCTCACTTTCTCTTCTATTTTCTTCCTGTTGTGTTACTGCTTTCTGTTGTACTGCTGTATTACCCTCCTCTGCATTTGGTGTAAGCATATCTTGCTTAGCATCTGCCCCTTCTAATGCCCCAAATTTATTCTTTGTAGTCACCTCTGCATTAACTTGTGAAAAGCGTTCAGTCCATACTTGTGCTATCCTTTTGTTCTGATTTTGAAACCCCTTTCTGTAATCATACCTCCTCCTTTGTTCCATGAAACCTCCTGCATCTGCTGTCCTTTCTTTATCCTCCTGAACCCTATCACCCTGTGCCTGATTTTTACTCTTAACACCTTTTCCCTCAGCTTTATCACTTTGTTCCCCCTTATCTTCTTTCTCTTGCGTCTGCTCTTTCTCCTCTATCTGTTCACCTTGTGTGAAAAGTTCTGGATGGATTACATAGCAGTCCTTCTCATTGTGTCCTTGGAGCTTGCATGTCTTGCAATATTTTGGAACATAATCATAATTGATTGTCACCCATTTTTCCATGATTTCTCCCGTCTTTTTCCTCATTCCaatattaattctttttggaaattCTCCTAACAAATCTACCTCTACCTTTACCCTTGCACAACTAAGCCTTGTTTTATTCTGAGTTGCCTGGTCTACTTGTAGTGGTCTTCCAACAGCTGCTGCCATAGAAAATATTGTCTCCTTACCGAAAAAGTTCGGTGGCAATGATGGGAAAGAGATCCAGGCTATCGCGATGGTCGTTTCCTCCTCTGGATCAAACAAGGGGTTCCACTTCAGTGTTCTCATAAGATATGACCAATGATTATGAGTGATGTAAAATTGAGGCTTCGATAACAGTTTCACATAATCCTCAAGCAGTGATGCCCTGATTAATACATATCTGTTTCTCAAAAGCCCTATGTTCACTTCCCCTTTTAGCTCACATTGTTTTGGGATCAACTTCCTCAGTTCCATTATATCAGGCCATCCATAAGAAAATTTTCCAAGCACTGCATATTGAAGGTCCTCGTTAATAATCATTTGTTGTACTTCTTCCTCGTCCCATACTAGCTTTGGTTCCCCATGTAAATATGTTAACGGCTTAATCTGTAAGCTATGATGTTGAGTTTTTGGCGCTGCAAGAGTGTTTGCATATGATAGTTTCTTTACCTCTAATGGTCCCTTCGTCAGGCCAACCTCAATTGGTGGAGGCTGGCCGGTGGCCATGGAGGCCATTGAAAGTAAGCAAAATTAGGTTTCACGCTTCTAGGTTTACGTCGCCAACTGCACAAAACTCTGTATCTGAGGAAAAGAAAAGACCGGAACCACCACTTATTAggtatgatgatatgatgatattaATTAGCCCCATgtgaaccaaaaaaataataataaaatagatagaagtagaatagaaaatagaatataatagaaagaaatagaaaatctatctatatataaaaggagaagaaaaaatgacacatgtcaacaccacaaattttcagtattttaaataaattttaaataattaataatcaataattaaataaataaatatagacacatgtcaataattataattagaaCGACACATGTCaacacaacaatttttttaattttaaaatttaactaattttaaataatcaataattaattaaataaatatagacacatgtcaataatctctattatatatatataaaaaaaaaaaattaagttcagTAAGCAATGTATACACAAATGCACGTTTCATGTTATTAGATGCGGTAATTTTGTTACACATATTAAATACAGTCTTTATTattgaaatgaaaattaattaaaagtctatgtaaaataatgaaaaaaaatcaactaacttCCCAATtctatcttaaattaaaaaactgctggaattttttttttattataaactaatttaaatttttcaaattaattttttagtaattaaaattctcaattattaatgaaaaaaaatcaactaactACCGACTAACTTCCCAATtctatcttaaattaaaaactGCTAGAATTTTTTTTNTGTCCAATGAGCGCCTGCAAATGTCATAAATGGCTTCATTATCCAAAAGGATTGACACATCAGTGTGCTCAAGTAGAGAATGAGTTGACAGGACACTGTTGTAAGGCTCAACAACAGAAGTTGAGACCTGTGGTGAGGGATAAATTGTGAAACCAAGTTTGGATTTCTTTCCATAGTCAACTGATAGACGCTCCAGCAGAAGTGACCCAAGACCTGAACCGGTACCACCACCAACAGCATTAAAGACCAGGAACCCTTGAAGACCAGTACAGTTGTCTGCAAGCTTTCGGATGCGATCCAAGCAGAGATCAACTATCTCTTTCCCAACTACAAGGAGACACAAAGAAAACTATCAGCTTTTAAAACCAAATGATTTAAGTAAGAGTTGGTGAGGAGGTTAGCTTACTGGTATAGTGGCCACGAGCAAAGTTGTTGGCTGCATCTTCTTTGCCACTTATGAGCTGTTCAGGGTGAAAGAGCTGACGGTAAGTTCCTGTCCTCACTTCATCAATGACAGTGGGCTCAAGATCTACAAAGACAGCTCTAGGCACATGCTTTCCAGCTCCAGTTTCACTGAAGAAGGTGTTGAATGCATCATCACCCCCTCCAACAGTTTTGTCACCTGGCATTTGGCCATCAGGCTTTGGAAACAGAAGAAAGGATATTAGCAATTCATAATGAACAAGTTCCTCAAGATCTACAAGAAGGGAAGCAATTATGTATATTACAGAAGAAAACAAACGAAGCTAGTTTCAAAGGACAACAAGTTGGACAAGTAAGTTCCAAGACAAAGCcatcaaaacatagaaatatAACCAAGGAACATCAATGGAGCATCATCATACATCAGCTCAAACATAAAAGACTCCAAATTAAATGTAATACAAATATACAcctaattcaaaattaatcatGTGCACAATACAAATATACAcctaattcaaaattaatcatGTGCACATACACAATCTTACATCTACAGATTTAACCAAGGATATAATATACTTGACATCAGAACCAGATCAATCTAAAGTACGACACAGGCatataaactttaattttgGTGGTTTTAACTGAATCTATACAATAACATATCTCCTTAGAGCATTCCATGGACATATAACCTAAACATCAACAAATCATTCAATCAGATATACCGAAATAGTTCCACATTTTGAATCGCACTACAGATCTAACCACCGTATATTCCTTCAGATctactttaaaaaatttcacatCTCTACAACAGGAAACCTATAGATCTATCACATTTGAAATCAACCGGACAGTTATCAAACCTATATCTAAAATATTCTACCAGATCTACTGAAAACACCTACATCATCAGTCAAAAATTATTAACCCGCATTTGAAGTCAATCGGGCAGTTATCAAATCTATATCTCAAACATCCTACCAGATCTACTAAAAACACCTACATTACcagtcataaatcatcaaccAGATCAGTAGCATTTATTCACATATGATATCAATCGGACAGTTATCAAACCTACATCTAAAATATTCTACCAGATCTActgaaaaaaaatcacattatagtaatatatcaatCAGATCTATTGtaaaaaaactcaaatcttCATTCAATCTAAACATGCATAACCTATAAACAAACTAATCAACCGGATCCGGAAAAATACTTCACATTTCCAACAATATACGAAGCAAAACACACAGATCAAACACAGAAAATGcgattaaaattcaaaaaaatataaaaattatacctGAATGCCGTGCTCGAGGCAGTAAAGTTCCCAGCAAGCATTTCCGACCTGAATACCGGCCTGACCAATGTGGATTGAAATGCACTCTCTCATTTTCGGTATAGAAAtgaaaaaatggaaaccctAAAATTCaaatgaaggagaagaagagaaggacGGCGTTTATCAAGACGCCGTTTCTAAAGACAAAAAGGAGAATTGAGAGTTTCGAAATTTCGAATTGTGAGATTGTGATATACTGAAGAGCTTCGTTTTTATAGGAAAAAAGGGGAAATGGATATCGGGTTAATTAATCCGGGTCATTAACTATGGTTAATATTATCTCCGAAAATTTCGAGTTTAATATTAACCGTGGGTTAAGTTAGGTGGTGTAGCCCGCGctgtttttgaattattttgaattaaagtTTCTCCTTCATTAGAATTGTGGAGTAATACACTTTTCACGGAAGAAATgtaattacataattaattactattaTTTGATTGGTGGAAGTTAtcgaaattattttatttaatttctacGTTTAATTTGTGTACTTCTTCGTTGTTACTCTATTTACTTTGCGtatttgatttttgatatgTTTAAGTCAATGAATGTAACACTGCACGTTGACTTAGCATAGAAGTAGTGACCCACAAAAGGGGATCCATATTGTGTAGGTTGGGGTGCATGTGTACATGTTAATTTCGGGAAAAAATCATGTCTATCTTGAAAACTGGCAGAAATCGATTTTAATTAAAGCCTTATTTCactgtttttattttaagttttgaatttAAAGGGCTTATTTATAGCATCAAAATTGCAAGATATATAGCAAAGGAGTCTACCTTCGCCATTGAGCTATCATACtcaattgattaaaaaaagtaacaaccTACATATTAGCTTAAAGGCATGAACTGATATTACAACAAAGTAAAGTTCAAATATTAACTTAGAGTTCATATTTGATCtacatatttgtatttaatatttttagtattgttCAAATCATTAGTGATCAATCGAATATTACATTATCCATTAATTGTTATTGAAAGTTTCACTAACacttaaattataataatattgatgCATCTGAAGTTTTCAAATTCTGAGTTCGCCTCTTAACTGATGTCCACTCAACGTACATGTAAACtccacatgcatatatatcatgtattcaatatggacaaactcaatgtgtatattaataaaagttGGTAAATCGTCAACTTATTAGTGTCGTTTcttgtgttttacttttttttaaggaTAATTAATAGTTTAACTAACTTATTTTGGTGGATTTCATCTATAGGAGCATGAGAAGAAATTGATGAGAGTTTGTGTCGACTTTAATAAACGAGGGTTGTCGTAGAGTGGTAAGTATTCGTTCATCCTTAATCATATGTCTTAGGTTCGAATATCCATGGATACAAAGTTATCTTTGTTAGGAGGTGCATTACCctcaatgtgagacttttcagcacgaatttaaatttagttgaaCTCCAATATGAATATTGGACActagatagaaaaaaaaagcCGACTTATTTTCCAatagaaatatttaaatatttaaatgaaaattatttttcttcgtaccaaacacataTCTACTCCGGCCTCCCATAGGAAAGGTTAGCCATAGTTGACGGTGTATAGAGTTTgttgcaaagaaaaaaaaaatcgtgtAAGATCCTTGCTGTAGAGTCCAAAGGGGGTGTAAAAAATTTCAGTCTggttaattataaaattttacaatttgattaataaaaacaaagaaaaattatgTTGGAGACAGAATATAAGCgttaatatttaagaaaaataaatacatttaatGATTTTCTTCGATCAATCTCTATTGACAAAtactcaattttcttttgaaaatattccaCTTCCTCATTGTTTATTATTCCACATTCCATGTTAATTAAATCACTATTTAACATAGAGTTAAAATCTTCCATAATTATTCATGACATATTGGTTCTCATACTTGTATTTTTCAAGTAGTTCCAtagttcccttcttcttcttttttattattgaatttggAAAGCAACTTGTGGAGATATATCAATTATCACCAAATATGGACCCCATGACAGCCATATCCTACCATTATTTTGAAATTCCATATGTTGGGATCAAAATAATCAGGGCCAAGCGAAAGTTAATAATTGTAAATGTTATTGatgataaattaaaagaaaaaatatatattaaaagtacaATATATTGATATGATTTGATCAATTAACTTgcatatgaaaaaattaatattaaaaaaacataaaattactAAGAGAAAATCTCCCCCCTTCCCAACAAGACTATTTAATAACTATATCATGGTGTTGTTGTGTTATTGTGAAAATAACTGGTCtttaatctatctatatataaaaggagaagaaaaaatgacacatgtcaacaccacaaattttcagtattttaaataaattttaaataattaataattaataattaaataaataaatatagacacatgtcaataatctctattatatatatatatatatatatatatatatatatatatatatataaaatttaagttcAGTAAGCAATGTATACACAAATGCACGTTTCATGTTATTAGATGCGGTAATTTTGTTACACATATTAAATACAGTCTTTATTattgaaatgaaaattaattaaaagtctatgtaaaataatgaaaaaaaatcaactaactACCTACTAACTTCCCATTTctatcttaaatttaaaaactgctggaattttttttttattataaactaatttaaatttttcaaattaattttttagtaattaaaattctcaattattaatgaaaaaaaatcaactaactACCGACTAACTTCCCAATtctatcttaaattaaaaactgctagaatttttttttaaaaactaattaaaaaaattcaaattaattttataataattaaaattctcaattattaggtttaaaaaatattatatatatcaaaagacaAGAATTGCTATCCTATTTTTTAAATCTACCGCCTACAATTTTtcactcttcttttctctttgttCTCAAATCTCAATAATGGTGAAGAAATGGCTTGATACATACTCATATTGATCTTCTTAACATGTTAATGGGACAAACTAATATTTCTACAACAACACTTCTTTAAAGGTATAATGTCAATTTTCTCTCTAAATTtactttcatatttttcttaatagttttaaatttgaaacttCTTGCTTTAGTTTTTACTTTGACATTGATAGATATTTGCGAAAAATTTCAAGCAACATTTTtggatttctttctaaaaagttgaattgcttaaaatttaattttttatatcaattcatGCACCTTTTTATGGAGCTATTTTAAACTATTTGGAAAATAGTTTTGCAAGGATTAAATTCAATTCGCCTTCATAGTTTATGGAGTATATTATAATGCATTTATGATATGTGTGGTTTTGCAAATTTACGATGTTTAATAGTTAATAGGACTTCATGTGAGATCTTCAAAAATAGTAATTagacttttattatttatgaaaatttaggTTGTATATCTCTttcatatttgttttgtttttatttatttgtttgatgtTGGATTCCTCTTTtatctatctttatttttctttttttaacgGATTGTAGTCATAGCCTCATAGGATCAGAGGCAGTGACTTTGTTGACATTGCGATATGCAAGGCTTTAGTGTCAAAGGGTACAGAGACCATAAGTTTGAGAAAGTATTTGTAAATTTGACTGAGTGgtataatatgaatatgaatttcAATTATTAAAATCAGTCTGTACTAATTTATGTGATAGATCTTatacattttttgtttattcataATAATCCATATGATTATTCTATCCTCTTATGCTATTTTTACGTATTATGAGTTCTCAAATTTGAGTATTCTTACACAAGTTCGAACATCTCTCTTATTCGGACTCATGAATAGATCAAGTCACTTGGATAACAATCATGTTCATTTCTTCATCATACACTTGAATAGATTGAATGAACGCAAATGAACATTTGCATTGGTGAAATCAATGTAGAAATTGATTGTAGGTTATTGTTACTCTAATCAATATATGCTATTTCTTAATATACTTGCAATTCATCCAATGCAATGAAGGCATCGGATTATGAGTAAAATATACTAACATTTTacatttatttgtaaatttatttaaaatcaattaagatttttgaatatttcatatattataatttaaatattagtgTTACATTTAACTTTGTTGCAGCAATGTTATCacaaattttgattatataGATGTTCAAGGTTTACATTGGTAAGAGGTACACGATATCAATCCTGCAAGAAAaactttgttgttattattgtgcAGATACAACACTTTGTATTCAAGAAACATTTCACTTGCtttttctgtaaaaaaaaattaaaaaaattatcacaaaaaataatacaaattgtATGTTATTTAGAGCTTCAAAATTACTATTAGTTTCCCTTgaaatttaagtaattagatgaTACAACAATAATGtgcaaaaatcatttttttttttgggtttattaaTCAAATGTTATGCACATGacattaataaattaatttaaaaaattataattttaaatttcatgaaatgcttgatttttctttatttacaaGTATGTTTTCAAGGCTCATATCAACAAGAGATTtaagataatataaaatttatcaaatatgatttttttgatttttttttccatgaaatgttctcaatttttttgttaaagttaTATCTAAGATTTTGTGTTACTTCgcaaaagttaaaatatatattatgaaatataacaaaatttatttaatgtgTTTTGGGTAGAAATAAAATAGATCAAAATTcgatttttgtgaaaattaaaaGCAATTATTATATGTACAAATTGAAATCATGACatgcttgattttcttttgattatagATAAGTGTTCAAGACTTATATTGATAAGAGGTTTACGATATCAATCcttcaagaaata contains:
- the LOC125850123 gene encoding tubulin alpha chain-like, translating into MRECISIHIGQAGIQVGNACWELYCLEHGIQPDGQMPGDKTVGGGDDAFNTFFSETGAGKHVPRAVFVDLEPTVIDEVRTGTYRQLFHPEQLISGKEDAANNFARGHYTIGKEIVDLCLDRIRKLADNCTGLQGFLVFNAVGGGTGSGLGSLLLERLSVDYGKKSKLGFTIYPSPQVSTSVVEPYNSVLSTHSLLEHTDVSILLDNEAIYDICRRSLDXKKILAVFNLR